ATGTTAATTGTAACAACAGGGAGCTGAATCGTCTTGTTCTTTTTGAAAGTTGTTCAAAGGTTCTGACTTCTATGCAAATTTCTAATGTTCAGATTCATTGGTTCTCCATTTTCAATTCTTTCATGATGGTTATTTTCCTCACTGGTTTGGTTTCAATGATATTGATGCGGACATTGAGAAATGACTATGCAAAGTATGCTCGTGAAGATGATGATCTGGAGTCACTGGTATATCTACCTTTTGTTTAATTGTATTCTTAGCTCTAGCATCTAAGTTGGATTTGTTTTCACCTAGTGCCACTCGATTGGGACCTCAAGTCTTGATATTCCTTTTGTTAGGAGAGAGATGTTAATGAGGAATCTGGATGGAAGCTTGTTCATGGTGATGTATTTCGCCCTCCTCGAAGTTTGGCCTTTCTTTCTGCAGTTGTTGGCATCGGCACTCAGCTGGCAGCTCTTATCCTTCTTGTTATTGTATTGGCCATTGTTGGCATGCTATATGTTGGGTAAGCAACCCCCATCCCCAAAATCTCCTTGCACATACAATGCATAGTTTGGAATACCTGAGTTGCTGACCAATGAAACTACCATATTACTCAATAGATGAAAGAAAGAAGATAGGGAATACCTGAACTTGTTAGGTTCCCACCACATGTTTTTTGAAAGCTGTCCAGGAACCTTCCATGTCCTGTACTTTACCTGGAAAATCTTGATTCTGCAGTAATCAATTTCAATAATGAAGAATTGTTCTGAATCTAACATGCATAATAGACAATTTTGTTAAAATGTCTTGGATTAAATTTTCTGCATCTGGTTGGTATGACTTAAAACTACTGGGAACTGGCTCACCACTCACCAGTCGTCTGAACCTGAGAAACAACGGCACATAGGTTGTTAAGTGCAGATAACATTTTGGTCAAACGACTATTTCTTGTTTATGTCCTAACCATGCTGAAAAGAactaagaaaagaaaggaactgTACCTTTTCATTGTCCAAAAATTGCCTTGTATTGTGTTTCTCACTTTACTGGTTGGAGTGGTGGAATGTCTGCCTTCTGTTAAAAATGCACACATCCATTAGCCCAAATCCCTAAGGCCTGTGATTGTATGAATCCTAAAGATATAAAATTCCTATATTATTTTGAAAACAGCtttaagtttttttcttttttttagcattTCACATTTTGTGCATGGATTTGCTTTTCTAACTTATATAGCGCGCGATATTTGTCAGGCGAGGGTCTATCATCACAACCTTCATTGTGTGCTATGCTCTTACATCTTTTATTTCTGGCTATGTCAGTGGTGGCCTCTACTCAAGGAATGGTGGTATGGTTCTTTCCTTTTGGAATTGCATTATTTTCTTGTATTATTTGTCTGTGCAATTCAATCTCTTCTCAAGGTTCTGTTTCATAGTTTCCTCCTgtcattcctttttttttttttgaagtttcTAGAATTTGCATGTTGTCATATATTATATTTTCCCACTTCATGATGTATGGTTTTTTGAACCGTAATTTCCTTACATGGCAGGTAAAAACTGGATAAAGGCTATGATCCTTACAGCATCCCTATTTCCATTCTTGTGCTTTGCAATTGGCTTTGTTCTGAATACAATTGCTATCTTCTACCGATCATTAGCGGCAATACCATTCGGCACAATGGTTGTCATGTTCGTTCTTTGGGCCTTCATTTCTTTTCCGCTGGTGCTTCTGGGAACTGTTGTTGGTAGGAACTGGAGTGGTGCTCCTAACAATCCCTGCCGAGTAAAGACTATTCCACGGCCTATTCCAGAGAAGAAGTGGTACCTTACACCTTCTGTTATCTCATTGATGGGTGGGCTGCTTCCCTTTGGCAGTATCTTCATTGAGATGTACTTTGTGTTCACGTCATTCTGGAACTACAAGGTAAACAGTTTAACTTAAGTATccaagtttgttttggaaacagaAGTAGTGCCTATGGTGTACTGGTGTTCAACCTCTTATATGGCTGCTTCATAAATTACacaatttattttttgaatgaACTCTTGGTGGATTTCTAATATGTCTGCTTCATACATCTGTCTATGCACTTtgtttaattttaataatatggaTAATTTGATCGTGACAATTCGTTTGACTTCCTTGGCAGGTTTATTATGTCTACGGCTTCATGCTGCTGGTCTTTGTCATCCTTCTAATAGTTACAATCTGTGTCACTATTGTGGGTACTTATTTCTTGCTGAATGCTGAGAACTATCACTGGCAATGGACTTCATTTCTCTCTGCTGCATCAACTGCGTTATATGTGTATCTATATTCCATCTACTACTATCATGTAAAGACAAAGATGTCAGGTTTTTTCCAGACGAGTTTCTACTTCGGTTACACATTGATGTTCTGCCTTGGTCTAGGCATACTTTGTGGTAAGATCTTAATTTCTACTAGTACCTTTTAATCCGTGACACTTTATCATTATGATGTTTTTGTTTTGACATCTGTTTTGGCGATTCAGGTGCTATTGGCTATCTAGGGTCAACTCTTTTTGTGAGGAGAATCTACAGAAACATCAAATGTGATTAGATGATCGCAGTTTGGAAGACATAGCAGATCACATGTTGTCACTGGAACTGTGGTAGAGAGGCCAAGAAGTGGATTAATGCTAGATGCTGATTAAGTTTTTTGAGCCACAGACCGAAGGGGGGCCATGATCTCCTAACTTAATATAAATACATTCATACGCCTACTCTCTTTTTTGACTATGTCGCCCTGATTATGCATACCTGTGGTAGTTGAGGATTTGGTTGGTTTTTTAATCAGAAGTAGGATGTAACATTGTAACATGTGAAATATTCATGCGGCACTAGATTTCTTCTCTTCGTATGGATTGGACCGGGGGCTTGTGGATTCCAATTCAAGGCTGTCATTTTACCACGAGCACACTGTGGTTATATGTATTGCAACATTGTTATAGCCATTAAGCTTTATACATGGGTTTATCTACATttaatctttggacacatgtttCGAGGTACAAATTTAGTATATTTCTCTTTAATTTATACTGTTATTATGTGCAAACAGTTGATTTAACTAACCTGAATATTCGAATTTACGCATGTCCTTCGTATGGCAGGTTTACATGATTAAATGTTGTCATTGTTGGCAGTAGGGAATGAGCTAGATATCGTGGTTTTGTATGATCTGTTGTAAAATCTGATTGCTGCTTGGGATCTTATTGACCAAGCTATAAACACTACTTTCTGCTAGTCCAGTTGCCGTCAACAATCCATAACAAAAAATCATGATCCAGATGCTGAATATATAAAAGCTAAAATGTAGATCAAAACTCATGATCGATCGATGTAGATGGTCCGATCTTTCATAGCGGAAGAATGAACAATGTGTAACTATTTAAGTAGCAACCAAAATTGCAATATCTGAGATGGATTGGAATGTGGTACAAGAGAATTGTGTTCTCGCTCTCAAGAACAAACAAAAAATTTACCTATTCTTCAGACAATACACAAGTCATAAGACTTCACTCTGCTAACTTGCACAGGCCCTTCTTGAGTTTCAACTGGGAATAGGATTTCGTTGCCATGGCTTAACTGCTCTTGCTGCTCGACAAAGAGGGACTCATCACCATCATAAGGTAAATGCAGTAGTTCAATCATCTTCATTGGCAGAAGGTTCTGGATTTATATCAAGAGATTGTGGTTCTCCTTTGTAAGCTGGCAATTCCAAAGATAGCAGATCTACTTCATGAGGCATAGGATCCCAACTAATCCAGTCAGCAAGCTTGAAGTCTGCTGAATTCAACTGCCTATTTGGTAACAGCCTGTCGATTCTAATGGTTTCCTTGTAGAAGTGCTTTTTCCTCAGAGCCTTGGAAACCAGTGACCTGAGAATGAACATATGGCTTAGAATACATGGCACGGCATCATGATTCATGCTAAACTGCCTAGCTTTCTAAAATAAGCTACGGATATCATATAAGAGACGTGCAAGTGACCTGCAGTTGACGGATAGAGCAGCTTTGGCTCGTTGGGTAGAAAGGCCAAGCAAATAAGAAGATAAGTTTATGGCATCATAGGGTCCTCTAATTTCAGAAGCAGTGTGAGCAGCACTTGATATGATGAGATTCTTTCCTTTAGTCCACTCCACCAAGAGCTGAAAAAAGGTGAAAGGTTTTGGTTACTAAGGAACTGAGTAATACAAGAGCTGAAAAAAGATGAAAAGGTTTTGGTTACTAAGGAACTGAGTATTAGTATTACGATATGCAAAGGCAATAAGGAAGAGCAAGAGATGGCCAACCTTGGCTTCGGCTATGGCCTGTCTCCTTGAAGCGGCATCAGCGATGAGGGGAGAATAGGCGATCTCCAAGTGCAGGCCCTTCTGCAGTGCAAGCTTGAGCATGGGGAGCTTGAGGCGGAAGGACAGCTTGTGGGAAAAGTCGATGGAGACAATATTGAGGTGGTCAAATGTGGCCTGACAGAGGTGGTCGAAGGCGGCTTGGGTGAGCGGCCGCGCGGCGACGATGTCATAGGTGCGAAGGAGGCGAGCGGCAGAGGGGGCCAGGGCGGAGGCGCAGGCGGCAGCGGAGTCGAGGGAGAGGGTGATGCGCGTGTATTGTAGGAAGGGATGTCGACggcggtggagggaggcggAGGGTGACACCCGGAGAGAGGAGGCAATAGGTGCATGGGAGTCAGTGAGTAGGCCACGGTGAGGGTGATCAAGCGCGACCGCGGAGTAGCCGAGGTCAAGGGCACGGGCGACTACGCTAGTGTTGGTGGTGGTAGATTTGGAGTCGTCGGGGAGGATGCTGAGGTCGAAGAAGCCGGCAGGCGCCATGGCAAACAGTGGTATAGCTAGGAATTTTTCCTTGGGTAGTCCTACTTCAAAATTGCAGGTTAACATCACATACCAAAATTTTATACACAAGTTCAAAGTTAGTGAAAGGGCTATACAAAATTAGAAATATAACAATAGAGTCTTATAACAACAATAGTCAGCTAACTTAACAAGCAAGTTAAAATATGCAAATATTATAGAGATTTTCTCCCATCCTTGGAGAGGTATATACCTCCTCGTATTTGAGATATACCTATCCATAAAACAAGTCTTGTGCCAActcagtctctctctctatctctccctctctgctACTAGTGTGTGTGTTCTAACGAAATTTAGGGCGACCAACTATGTTCCTTCCTAAAAATGGGAAAAGTTGTGTTCCTTCCTTGTCAGGGACAAGCCAATGATTTTGAGGTTAGGTATTCGAAATGTGAAGGAATAAGAAAATTTTACAACCCAAAGCCTAATTTTGATATGTTTAATTTCATGTAGTTCTAAACTACTATTAGATAATATATAGCAGATATAAGTATAATTtcataaattcataaaattGGCTATAAATTGAATGTGCTTAACATATGAAAGTAGGAAACTTCTAACTGGCAATGCTTCACAAGGTTCAAATTGGGAGTTTGGGAGTTGGGACAAGGTTCAAAACTGAAAGTTCAATTGTTCAAATATACTAGCAATCAATCAGCCATCCCAGGCTTCAAATGAAAGAGATGTTCCTAATCCAAAATCGCAGCACCACAGCAGCAGACAACAATTACCTTGGGCTTCTCGGCCTCTCGGGGCAGCGcagagggcgtcggcggcggcggcggcggcaccgcgcGACGGCGCGAAGCTGGCCGGGCTTGGCTATTTGGcgtcgggcgcggcggcgactgcggctCTCGCCTCTCGGCTTCTCAAGGCGACGCGATTGCACGAGGCGGGAGCAAGGCGCGAAGGCGGGCGGGGGTTGGCGAGTTGGCGGACAGCGGCTCGGCGCGACCGCGAGACCGCGTCTGATCggcgggcggctgcggctgcggcggcggcggcggcggcgacgcgacggcctGAGAGAGAGATGACGCAGTTGGTGGGTACGGACAGAGGGACAGACGGAAACCCTCCCGGCTTTTCACAGCGAAAagagcgagaaaaaaaaaagaaaaaaatagcacaggaaaaaaagtaccaaaaaatagcacaaGAATTTTTCGCTTTCAATCAAAAGCACAGGCTACCGATTTTTCATCGCCCAGTAGCACTTCCGTCGGATTTGGAATTAACAGAGTTAGATTAaagtatagaaaatttttgtttgACCCATTTGCCCTTCATCTTCCTTGCCGTAATCTCCCATTGTGTCATCTTGTTCTCTTCATTCTTTCTCTTTACCAAACCCTAGCTCTCACTCCCATTCGATTGGACACCATGTGGAAGACAGGGTTTTTGACGGGGGCTCTCGGGTTGGTGCCCACGATGACGGCGCTGGCGCCGCGGCCAAACAGCGACGCGGCGACGAGGGTGTCGAGGTGGGCCTCGTCGGGGGCGACGGGCGCTATGAGGAAGACCTTCGCGCAGGCCACGAGCACGCGCGCACCGTGGGTGTTGTCGGCGATGTCCTTGGCGAGGCGGAGCAGCCGTGCATGTAGAGGATGGCGCGCTGGACGGAGGCCGAGGAGCGCCGCAAGCCGCTTGTCGGCGCCAGGGGTGTGGGCGCCGGCGTTGGTGGAGATGACGAGATGGGTGATGTCCGCGGCAGGGTGGTCCCACTCAGCGATTGCCCTCGCCGCGGTGACCATGGCCAGCTCCGGCATGACGTCCTGGGCGAAGCTGAGCCGCACGTCGAGTGACGGAGCGGCACGCTTGAGGAGTTCTCGATGGCCGGCGATCGTCTCCTCCGTGTGGCTCATATGAACCAGAGCAATATGGTCTTTCTAACTCTTAACTAACAGCTAAACAGTTCACTGGAATGATGACCACGACGGAAGTGCTATGGGGGGAAGAAAAATCGGTGGCATGTGCTTATGATCGAAAGTAAAAAATTATTGTGCTATTTTTTTACTGCTTTCTTTCCTGTGCTATGGATcgaattttctaaaaaaaagaagacttgGCGCCACAAATCTAAGCTCCACACTGTTGAATTTTAGATCACAGGATTAAAATACATGATTAAAATAATATTGGTAAGTTACGGTTATATCAAAGGCAACACAAATCATTCATACGATATGGTAAGCTTTAAAATTTACTGTTAAAATACACAACATAAATTAACTTTTATCTAGAAAAACTATCTACAAATATTCAgaatcaaaatatataaaagttacagAGTAATAaaaaagttacaatgtaattataattataaaGTAATTATACATGTAACTACAATGCAATTTATATTTACATGTgcaattataatataatttatgtgTAAATAGTGTAATTACCTTCACTAACCTGAACATGTCATGCAGAGAAAAAGGACTCGCCACCTCGGGAACAAATTGTTCGATCGGCTTATCCAAATACACTTTTGCAGGAATAGTGATGAAGATTAGATGGCAGACAAACTAACTGTATTTAGCCAAAAAAATTATGTCAACATATTTTTAGCTAACCCAAAAAAAGGAAGCAGTGGAAAAAGAAGTGGGCGAGAGAGGGTTACCGTGCGACGAGAAGCGTGTGAGGCGCAAGTGTGAAGGTGGGATAGTGCTGTCCGCCAGTTTTTCCCGGACAAGATCATCCCGAATATTTGGaggatattctttttttttgaaccatCCCATACCAAGGGTTTGTTGGATGGGATGGTTCAAAAAAAAGAATgggtttgttggaaccatgtcaccctaattttgtaaaatttgagatatgtcacCTGTATCTCAATGATATGTAGGAcacacatgagtcaatgacatgtgagtcagggtggcatatcacaaattttacaaaatttatgtggcatggttcaaattttccCTTTAACcaaacacatgtttttttttgggatgatCCTCCCATCTTTTTCCGAGATATCCTCCATGCATAGGGAATAGGGAAGAGTTAGGGcaacttagttttttttttttgggggggggggtgattgGGCTAATGGGCTTGAAATAATGACTTAGTGAGGAGACGAGGGATTAGGATGTGCCATGCCTTTCTAAGGCTGTttaaattggaagtttggtagaaattggaatgatgtgacggaaaagttgaaagtttgtgtgtagaaaagttttgatgtgatagaaaagttggaagtttgaagaaaaaaa
This genomic window from Oryza sativa Japonica Group chromosome 12, ASM3414082v1 contains:
- the LOC4351648 gene encoding transmembrane 9 superfamily member 1 precursor, with protein sequence MLLPTSASACRGSGRALLLALAAALLALATPRPASASESDHKYKVEEPVKLWVNKVGPYNNPQETYNYHSLPFCQPSENPAHKWGGLGEVLGGNELIDSQIDIKFLRNEERGSICTLELDSKKVQQFSDAIDNSYWFEFFMDDLPLWGFVGETDKNNENKRYLYTHKSILVKYNDNRIIHVNLTQESPKLLEAGKKLDMTYSVKWLQTDVTFARRFEVYLDYPFFEHQIHWFSIFNSFMMVIFLTGLVSMILMRTLRNDYAKYAREDDDLESLERDVNEESGWKLVHGDVFRPPRSLAFLSAVVGIGTQLAALILLVIVLAIVGMLYVGRGSIITTFIVCYALTSFISGYVSGGLYSRNGGKNWIKAMILTASLFPFLCFAIGFVLNTIAIFYRSLAAIPFGTMVVMFVLWAFISFPLVLLGTVVGRNWSGAPNNPCRVKTIPRPIPEKKWYLTPSVISLMGGLLPFGSIFIEMYFVFTSFWNYKVYYVYGFMLLVFVILLIVTICVTIVGTYFLLNAENYHWQWTSFLSAASTALYVYLYSIYYYHVKTKMSGFFQTSFYFGYTLMFCLGLGILCGAIGYLGSTLFVRRIYRNIKCD
- the LOC4351650 gene encoding protein GAMETOPHYTE DEFECTIVE 1, translating into MAPAGFFDLSILPDDSKSTTTNTSVVARALDLGYSAVALDHPHRGLLTDSHAPIASSLRVSPSASLHRRRHPFLQYTRITLSLDSAAACASALAPSAARLLRTYDIVAARPLTQAAFDHLCQATFDHLNIVSIDFSHKLSFRLKLPMLKLALQKGLHLEIAYSPLIADAASRRQAIAEAKLLVEWTKGKNLIISSAAHTASEIRGPYDAINLSSYLLGLSTQRAKAALSVNCRSLVSKALRKKHFYKETIRIDRLLPNRQLNSADFKLADWISWDPMPHEVDLLSLELPAYKGEPQSLDINPEPSANEDD
- the LOC107276091 gene encoding bisdemethoxycurcumin synthase, which encodes MSHTEETIAGHRELLKRAAPSLDVRLSFAQDVMPELAMVTAARAIAEWDHPAADITHLVISTNAGAHTPGADKRLAALLGLRPARHPLHARLLRLAKDIADNTHGARVLVACAKVFLIAPVAPDEAHLDTLVAASLFGRGASAVIVGTNPRAPVKNPVFHMVSNRMGVRARVW